The following are encoded in a window of Peromyscus leucopus breed LL Stock chromosome X, UCI_PerLeu_2.1, whole genome shotgun sequence genomic DNA:
- the LOC114706490 gene encoding probable G-protein coupled receptor 83 translates to MNTSVLLQMESTIDWLQQNVSWAPLLEDDSCNYTSLNGTNVSSAEWGGEAGRVRKWIGGNPHIMAKIVLTFAYAVIIMISLFGNSLVCQVFVKHKEIKKSTGLLIFNLAISDILIILLNSPFALARFLTGQWVFGRIMCHISRFAQYCSLHISTLTLMAVAMDRHRVILHPMKPRLTHHQSLTVVGVIWSIAVFLALPHAIYQNVFTYIGMDGTTRSYCLPAFPGPSQKVSKYVDLGTFVLLYILPLLVIVVTYSHLGKRLWLQNAIGDASARQLMAHYQKRKKSIRMLILIVLVFAVCWFPLNFYVVLISNAGVENDSVVFYGFHWFAMSSTCYNPFIYCWLNRSFRAKLRSISSFRMQSLFLCSRSQVQQIKPKESHELRELRTSSLLRVPLAVPEPQVFEDPSLATGDNSQVSVQGDWEDPDPSIDEEAAAVAGPSTQDPYFCIHMKTTSH, encoded by the exons atgaacacgTCTGTCCTGTTACAAATGGAAAGTACCATTGATTGGCTCCAACAAAATGTCAGTTGGGCTCCATTACTTGAGGATGACAGTTGCAATTACACCAGTCTGAATGGAACCAATGTCTCAAGTgcagagtggggaggggaagcaggaagagtcAGGAAGTGGATAGGGGGCAATCCCCACATCATGGCAAAGATTGTGCTGACATTCGCATATGCTGTCATCATAATGATATCCCTCTTTGGCAACTCCCTGGTATGCCAAGTTTTTGTCAAGcacaaagaaatcaagaaatcaaCAGGCCTTCTCATCTTCAACCTGGCGATATCTGACATTTTGATAATCCTGCTCAACAGTCCATTTGCTCTG GCTCGTTTCCTGACTGGACAGTGGGTATTTGGTAGGATTATGTGTCATATCAGTCGTTTTGCTCAGTACTGCTCCCTCCACATTTCCACTCTTACACTGATGGCAGTTGCCATGGACCGGCACCGG GTAATTCTGCACCCAATGAAACCAAGGCTAACACACCACCAGAGCTTAACGGTTGTTGGTGTGATCTGGAGTATTGCAGTGTTCCTTGCTCTTCCGCATGCAATTTACCAAAATGTGTTCACTTACATCGGCAT ggatggcaccaccaggAGCTACTGCCTCCCTGCCTTTCCTGGACCGAGCCAGAAGGTTTCGAAGTATGTGGACCTCGGGACATTTGTCTTGCTGTACATCCTGCCACTTCTGGTGATTGTTGTAACCTATTCTCACCTAGGAAAGAGGTTGTGGCTACAAAATGCCATCGGTGATGCATCTGCTCGTCAACTTATGGCACACTACCAGAAGCGGAAGAAGAGCATCAGGATGCTGATACTTATTGTGTTGGTCTTTGCAGTTTGTTGGTTTCCACTTAATTTCTATGTGGTTCTTATTTCCAATGCAGGCGTAGAAAATGATAGTGTGGTTTTCTATGGCTTTCACTGGTTTGCAATGAGCAGCACTTGCTACAATCCTTTCATCTACTGCTGGCTCAATAGGAGCTTCCGTGCCAAACTAAGATCTATATCATCTTTCAGGATGCAGTCACTGTTTCTATGTAGCAGGTCCCAGGTTCAGCAAATCAAGCCAAAGGAGAGTCATGAGCTGCGCGAACTCCGGACATCTTCGCTGCTGCGAGTTCCCCTGGCTGTTCCAGAGCCCCAGGTATTTGAGGATCCCAGTTTGGCTACAGGGGATAATTCCCAAGTTTCTGTTCAAGGGGATTGGGAAGATCCGGATCCCTCCATAGATGAAgaggcagcagcagtagcaggGCCCTCAACCCAGGATCCTTACTTTTGCATTCACATGAAGACCACCAGTCACTAA